A single region of the Gossypium arboreum isolate Shixiya-1 chromosome 12, ASM2569848v2, whole genome shotgun sequence genome encodes:
- the LOC108478281 gene encoding ABC transporter B family member 4-like isoform X1 yields the protein MATENGFNGDTNLHKASTSKSQETSKGDEKTNTVPFHKLFVFADSTDILLMIVGTVGAVGNGLCMPLMTILFGDLVNAFGQNQSNNQVVHVVSKVSLKFVYLAVGAGVAAFLQVSCWMVTGERQAARIRGLYLKTILRQDIAFFDVETNTGEVVGRMSGDTVLIQDAMGEKVGKVLQLLSTFFGGFTIAFVKGWLLTLVMLSSIPLLVLSGATMAVIISKMATRGQTAYAKAATVVEQTIGSIRTVASFTGEKQAISNYNKFLVTAYKSGVHEGTAAGLGLGVVLLIIFCSYSLAVWFGGKMILEKGYTGGVVVNVIIAVLTGSMSLGQASPCMSAFAAGQAAAFKMFKTINRKPEIDPYDMSGKVLEDIHGDVELRDVYFSYPARPEEQIFSGFSLSIPCGTTAALVGESGSGKSTVISLIERFYDPQAGEVLIDGINLKDFQLRWIRGKIGLVSQEPVLFTSSIKDNIAYGKEDATIEEIQAAAELANAAKFIDKLPQGLDTMVGEHGTQLSGGQKQRVAIARAILKDPRILLLDEATSALDAESERVVQEALDRIMGNRTTVIVAHRLSTVRNADTIAVIHRGKMVEKGSHSELLKDPEGAYSQLIRLQEVNKESEQVADLSEVTPESFRQSSLRRSMKRSISRGSSIGNSSRHSFSVSFGLPTGMNVNDSATVDTEDPSKQPLKQPLEVPIRRLAYLNKPEIPVLLLGTIAAVANGVILPIYGLLLSHVIETFFKPPDELKKDTRFWALIFMALGLASLLASPARTYFFSIAGCKLIQKIRLMCFSKVVHMEVGWFDEPDNSSGSIGARLSVDAASIRGLVGDALAQMVSNLASAIAGLVIAFVASWQLALIMLGLVPLIGFTGYFQANFIKGFSADAKMMYEDASQVANDAVGSIRTVASFCAEEKMMQLYSKKCEGPLQTGIKQGLISGSGFGLSFFLMFAVYATNFYAGAQLVKHGHVTFSDVFQVFFGLTMATIGITQSSSFAPDSSKAKSAAASIFAIIDRESKIDPSDESGTTLENVKGDIELHHVSFKYPLRPDIQIFRDLSLSIHAGKTIALVGESGSGKSTVISLLQRFYDPDSGHITLDGVEIQNLQLKWLRQQMGLVSQEPVLFNETIRANIAYGKGGNATEAEILAASELANALKFISSLQQGYDTVVGERGVQLSGGQKQRVAIARAIVKSPKILLLDEATSALDAESERVVQDALDRVMVNRTTVVVAHRLSTIKNADVIAVVKNGVIVEKGKHDTLINIKDGIYASLVALHMSASAS from the exons ATGGCTACTGAGAATGGCTTTAATGGTGATACCAACCTGCACAAGGCCAGCACATCAAAAAGCCAGGAAACCAGCAAAGGAGATGAGAAAACCAACACTGTTCCGTTTCACAAATTGTTTGTGTTCGCAGATTCAACCGATATCTTGTTAATGATCGTTGGTACAGTCGGTGCGGTCGGGAACGGTTTATGTATGCCCCTTATGACAATCTTATTCGGAGATCTTGTTAACGCTTTTGGACAAAACCAGAGTAATAACCAAGTGGTTCATGTGGTCTCAAAG GTTTCTTTGAAATTTGTCTACCTCGCGGTTGGGGCCGGGGTGGCGGCATTTCTCC AGGTGAGTTGCTGGATGGTCACAGGTGAGAGACAAGCTGCTCGAATAAGGGGCTTGTACTTGAAAACCATATTGAGACAAGATATTGCTTTCTTTGATGTTGAAACAAACACGGGAGAGGTCGTTGGACGTATGTCTGGTGACACAGTTCTCATACAAGATGCCATGGGAGAAAAG GTTGGGAAGGTTTTACAATTGCTGTCCACATTCTTTGGAGGTTTCACTATAGCATTTGTCAAGGGATGGCTTCTAACTCTTGTGATGTTGTCATCTATCCCTCTCCTTGTATTATCTGGTGCAACGATGGCTGTCATTATATCTAAGATGGCAACTCGTGGACAAACTGCTTATGCTAAAGCTGCCACCGTTGTTGAACAGACAATTGGTTCAATTAGAACT GTTGCATCATTTACTGGTGAGAAGCAAGCCATAAGCAATTACAACAAATTTCTTGTTACGGCTTATAAATCAGGTGTTCATGAGGGAACTGCTGCTGGACTCGGTCTCGGTGTAGTCTTGTTGATCATATTCTGCAGTTATTCTTTGGCTGTATGGTTTGGTGGGAAGATGATTTTGGAGAAAGGGTACACTGGTGGTGTAGTAGTTAATGTGATTATCGCTGTATTGACCGGTTCAAT GTCCCTGGGGCAGGCATCACCATGCATGAGTGCATTTGCTGCTGGTCAAGCTGCGGCATTTAAGATGTTCAAGACCATCAATAGGAAGCCTGAGATCGACCCATACGATATGAGTGGGAAAGTGTTGGAGGACATTCACGGGGATGTGGAATTGAGAGATGTTTATTTCAGTTATCCAGCCAGGCCAGAAGAGCAAATTTTCAGTGGATTCTCTCTTTCTATTCCATGTGGTACAACAGCTGCTTTAGTTGGAGAAAGTGGAAGTGGGAAATCAACTGTAATTAGTCTTATAGAAAGGTTTTATGATCCACAAGCCGGTGAAGTGCTTATCGATGGCATTAACCTCAAAGATTTCCAACTTAGATGGATCAGGGGAAAGATTGGCCTTGTTAGCCAAGAACCTGTGTTGTTTACATCAAGCATTAAGGATAATATTGCATATGGAAAAGAAGATGCAACCATAGAAGAGATACAAGCCGCGGCTGAACTTGCAAATGCTGCTAAGTTCATCGATAAACTACCTCAG GGGCTAGATACCATGGTTGGAGAGCATGGGACTCAGCTTTCTGGTGGACAGAAGCAGAGAGTTGCAATAGCAAGAGCAATTCTAAAGGACCCTCGGATTTTGCTTTTAGACGAAGCTACAAGTGCATTAGATGCAGAATCTGAAAGAGTGGTACAAGAGGCATTGGACCGCATAATGGGCAATAGGACTACGGTCATCGTTGCTCATCGTTTGAGTACCGTGAGAAATGCAGATACAATTGCCGTAATTCATCGAGGAAAGATGGTTGAAAAAG GGTCACATTCAGAACTACTCAAGGATCCCGAGGGAGCGTACTCTCAGCTTATTCGATTACAAGAAGTAAATAAAGAGTCAGAACAGGTAGCAGATTTATCAGAAGTTACCCCAGAATCATTTAGACAGTCAAGCCTGAGAAGATCAATGAAGCGATCAATCAGTAGGGGATCATCTATAGGAAATAGCAGCCGCCATTCTTTCTCTGTATCCTTCGGTTTGCCTACTGGAATGAATGTCAATGATTCTGCAACAGTAGATACCGAAGACCCTTCCAAACAGCCATTAAAGCAGCCTCTAGAGGTTCCTATCCGTCGGCTAGCTTACCTCAACAAGCCAGAGATTCCTGTTCTCCTACTTGGAACTATAGCAGCTGTTGCCAATGGTGTCATACTGCCAATTTATGGTCTGCTGCTTTCCCATGTAATCGAAACATTCTTTAAACCACCTGATGAGTTGAAAAAGGATACGAGATTCTGGGCACTGATATTTATGGCCCTTGGCCTGGCATCATTATTGGCATCTCCAGCACGAACATACTTTTTCTCCATTGCTGGATGTAAACTAATCCAAAAAATCAGATTAATGTGTTTTTCGAAGGTGGTTCACATGGAAGTTGGTTGGTTTGATGAACCAGATAATTCCAGTGGTTCTATCGGTGCAAGGCTCTCGGTTGATGCAGCCTCAATACGTGGTCTAGTTGGAGATGCACTAGCTCAGATGGTATCAAACCTTGCATCGGCCATTGCTGGTTTGGTCATTGCTTTTGTTGCAAGTTGGCAATTGGCACTTATAATGCTAGGTCTAGTCCCTTTGATAGGATTCACTGGATATTTTCAAGCAAATTTCATTAAGGGATTTAGTGCAGATGCAAAG ATGATGTATGAAGACGCAAGCCAAGTTGCTAATGATGCTGTCGGGAGTATAAGAACAGTAGCTTCATTTTGTGCAGAGGAAAAAATGATGCAACTCTATAGCAAGAAATGCGAGGGTCCATTGCAAACAGGGATTAAGCAAGGGTTGATTAGTGGATCAGGATTTGGACTGTCATTCTTTTTGATGTTTGCTGTTTATGCTACCAATTTCTATGCCGGAGCTCAGCTTGTCAAGCACGGTCACGTAACATTCTCAGATGTTTTTCAA GTTTTCTTTGGTTTGACAATGGCGACTATTGGAATTACTCAATCAAGCTCCTTTGCTCCTGATTCCAGCAAAGCCAAGTCGGCTGCTGCTTCCATATTTGCAATTATAGACCGCGAGTCTAAGATAGACCCGAGCGATGAGTCCGGGACAACACTAGAAAACGTGAAGGGAGATATCGAGCTTCATCATGTTAGTTTCAAGTATCCATTAAGGCCAGACATTCAAATTTTCCGAGACTTGAGTTTGTCTATCCATGCTGGCAAG ACTATTGCTTTGGTTGGAGAAAGTGGGAGTGGGAAATCCACAGTGATTTCATTATTGCAGAGATTTTACGATCCTGATTCGGGACATATCACTCTTGATGGAGTTGAAATCCAAAACCTCCAATTAAAGTGGTTGAGGCAACAAATGGGGCTTGTTAGCCAAGAACCTGTTTTGTTTAACGAAACAATCCGTGCCAACATTGCATACGGAAAGGGAGGAAATGCAACCGAGGCAGAAATCTTAGCTGCATCAGAGTTGGCCAATGCTCTCAAGTTCATAAGCTCATTACAACAG GGTTACGATACGGTAGTAGGAGAGCGAGGTGTTCAATTATCAGGAGGACAAAAGCAAAGGGTAGCCATTGCACGAGCCATAGTTAAAAGTCCGAAGATACTTCTCCTAGACGAGGCAACAAGTGCGTTGGATGCCGAATCAGAGAGGGTGGTTCAGGATGCATTAGATAGAGTCATGGTGAACCGCACAACGGTGGTGGTTGCTCATCGGCTGTCGACAATAAAAAATGCAGATGTGATTGCAGTGGTTAAAAATGGTGtcattgtagagaaaggaaaacATGACACCTTGATAAATATCAAAGATGGTATTTATGCTTCTTTGGTTGCACTTCACATGAGTGCTTCCGCTTCATAA
- the LOC108478281 gene encoding ABC transporter B family member 4-like isoform X2, with translation MIVGTVGAVGNGLCMPLMTILFGDLVNAFGQNQSNNQVVHVVSKVSLKFVYLAVGAGVAAFLQVSCWMVTGERQAARIRGLYLKTILRQDIAFFDVETNTGEVVGRMSGDTVLIQDAMGEKVGKVLQLLSTFFGGFTIAFVKGWLLTLVMLSSIPLLVLSGATMAVIISKMATRGQTAYAKAATVVEQTIGSIRTVASFTGEKQAISNYNKFLVTAYKSGVHEGTAAGLGLGVVLLIIFCSYSLAVWFGGKMILEKGYTGGVVVNVIIAVLTGSMSLGQASPCMSAFAAGQAAAFKMFKTINRKPEIDPYDMSGKVLEDIHGDVELRDVYFSYPARPEEQIFSGFSLSIPCGTTAALVGESGSGKSTVISLIERFYDPQAGEVLIDGINLKDFQLRWIRGKIGLVSQEPVLFTSSIKDNIAYGKEDATIEEIQAAAELANAAKFIDKLPQGLDTMVGEHGTQLSGGQKQRVAIARAILKDPRILLLDEATSALDAESERVVQEALDRIMGNRTTVIVAHRLSTVRNADTIAVIHRGKMVEKGSHSELLKDPEGAYSQLIRLQEVNKESEQVADLSEVTPESFRQSSLRRSMKRSISRGSSIGNSSRHSFSVSFGLPTGMNVNDSATVDTEDPSKQPLKQPLEVPIRRLAYLNKPEIPVLLLGTIAAVANGVILPIYGLLLSHVIETFFKPPDELKKDTRFWALIFMALGLASLLASPARTYFFSIAGCKLIQKIRLMCFSKVVHMEVGWFDEPDNSSGSIGARLSVDAASIRGLVGDALAQMVSNLASAIAGLVIAFVASWQLALIMLGLVPLIGFTGYFQANFIKGFSADAKMMYEDASQVANDAVGSIRTVASFCAEEKMMQLYSKKCEGPLQTGIKQGLISGSGFGLSFFLMFAVYATNFYAGAQLVKHGHVTFSDVFQVFFGLTMATIGITQSSSFAPDSSKAKSAAASIFAIIDRESKIDPSDESGTTLENVKGDIELHHVSFKYPLRPDIQIFRDLSLSIHAGKTIALVGESGSGKSTVISLLQRFYDPDSGHITLDGVEIQNLQLKWLRQQMGLVSQEPVLFNETIRANIAYGKGGNATEAEILAASELANALKFISSLQQGYDTVVGERGVQLSGGQKQRVAIARAIVKSPKILLLDEATSALDAESERVVQDALDRVMVNRTTVVVAHRLSTIKNADVIAVVKNGVIVEKGKHDTLINIKDGIYASLVALHMSASAS, from the exons ATGATCGTTGGTACAGTCGGTGCGGTCGGGAACGGTTTATGTATGCCCCTTATGACAATCTTATTCGGAGATCTTGTTAACGCTTTTGGACAAAACCAGAGTAATAACCAAGTGGTTCATGTGGTCTCAAAG GTTTCTTTGAAATTTGTCTACCTCGCGGTTGGGGCCGGGGTGGCGGCATTTCTCC AGGTGAGTTGCTGGATGGTCACAGGTGAGAGACAAGCTGCTCGAATAAGGGGCTTGTACTTGAAAACCATATTGAGACAAGATATTGCTTTCTTTGATGTTGAAACAAACACGGGAGAGGTCGTTGGACGTATGTCTGGTGACACAGTTCTCATACAAGATGCCATGGGAGAAAAG GTTGGGAAGGTTTTACAATTGCTGTCCACATTCTTTGGAGGTTTCACTATAGCATTTGTCAAGGGATGGCTTCTAACTCTTGTGATGTTGTCATCTATCCCTCTCCTTGTATTATCTGGTGCAACGATGGCTGTCATTATATCTAAGATGGCAACTCGTGGACAAACTGCTTATGCTAAAGCTGCCACCGTTGTTGAACAGACAATTGGTTCAATTAGAACT GTTGCATCATTTACTGGTGAGAAGCAAGCCATAAGCAATTACAACAAATTTCTTGTTACGGCTTATAAATCAGGTGTTCATGAGGGAACTGCTGCTGGACTCGGTCTCGGTGTAGTCTTGTTGATCATATTCTGCAGTTATTCTTTGGCTGTATGGTTTGGTGGGAAGATGATTTTGGAGAAAGGGTACACTGGTGGTGTAGTAGTTAATGTGATTATCGCTGTATTGACCGGTTCAAT GTCCCTGGGGCAGGCATCACCATGCATGAGTGCATTTGCTGCTGGTCAAGCTGCGGCATTTAAGATGTTCAAGACCATCAATAGGAAGCCTGAGATCGACCCATACGATATGAGTGGGAAAGTGTTGGAGGACATTCACGGGGATGTGGAATTGAGAGATGTTTATTTCAGTTATCCAGCCAGGCCAGAAGAGCAAATTTTCAGTGGATTCTCTCTTTCTATTCCATGTGGTACAACAGCTGCTTTAGTTGGAGAAAGTGGAAGTGGGAAATCAACTGTAATTAGTCTTATAGAAAGGTTTTATGATCCACAAGCCGGTGAAGTGCTTATCGATGGCATTAACCTCAAAGATTTCCAACTTAGATGGATCAGGGGAAAGATTGGCCTTGTTAGCCAAGAACCTGTGTTGTTTACATCAAGCATTAAGGATAATATTGCATATGGAAAAGAAGATGCAACCATAGAAGAGATACAAGCCGCGGCTGAACTTGCAAATGCTGCTAAGTTCATCGATAAACTACCTCAG GGGCTAGATACCATGGTTGGAGAGCATGGGACTCAGCTTTCTGGTGGACAGAAGCAGAGAGTTGCAATAGCAAGAGCAATTCTAAAGGACCCTCGGATTTTGCTTTTAGACGAAGCTACAAGTGCATTAGATGCAGAATCTGAAAGAGTGGTACAAGAGGCATTGGACCGCATAATGGGCAATAGGACTACGGTCATCGTTGCTCATCGTTTGAGTACCGTGAGAAATGCAGATACAATTGCCGTAATTCATCGAGGAAAGATGGTTGAAAAAG GGTCACATTCAGAACTACTCAAGGATCCCGAGGGAGCGTACTCTCAGCTTATTCGATTACAAGAAGTAAATAAAGAGTCAGAACAGGTAGCAGATTTATCAGAAGTTACCCCAGAATCATTTAGACAGTCAAGCCTGAGAAGATCAATGAAGCGATCAATCAGTAGGGGATCATCTATAGGAAATAGCAGCCGCCATTCTTTCTCTGTATCCTTCGGTTTGCCTACTGGAATGAATGTCAATGATTCTGCAACAGTAGATACCGAAGACCCTTCCAAACAGCCATTAAAGCAGCCTCTAGAGGTTCCTATCCGTCGGCTAGCTTACCTCAACAAGCCAGAGATTCCTGTTCTCCTACTTGGAACTATAGCAGCTGTTGCCAATGGTGTCATACTGCCAATTTATGGTCTGCTGCTTTCCCATGTAATCGAAACATTCTTTAAACCACCTGATGAGTTGAAAAAGGATACGAGATTCTGGGCACTGATATTTATGGCCCTTGGCCTGGCATCATTATTGGCATCTCCAGCACGAACATACTTTTTCTCCATTGCTGGATGTAAACTAATCCAAAAAATCAGATTAATGTGTTTTTCGAAGGTGGTTCACATGGAAGTTGGTTGGTTTGATGAACCAGATAATTCCAGTGGTTCTATCGGTGCAAGGCTCTCGGTTGATGCAGCCTCAATACGTGGTCTAGTTGGAGATGCACTAGCTCAGATGGTATCAAACCTTGCATCGGCCATTGCTGGTTTGGTCATTGCTTTTGTTGCAAGTTGGCAATTGGCACTTATAATGCTAGGTCTAGTCCCTTTGATAGGATTCACTGGATATTTTCAAGCAAATTTCATTAAGGGATTTAGTGCAGATGCAAAG ATGATGTATGAAGACGCAAGCCAAGTTGCTAATGATGCTGTCGGGAGTATAAGAACAGTAGCTTCATTTTGTGCAGAGGAAAAAATGATGCAACTCTATAGCAAGAAATGCGAGGGTCCATTGCAAACAGGGATTAAGCAAGGGTTGATTAGTGGATCAGGATTTGGACTGTCATTCTTTTTGATGTTTGCTGTTTATGCTACCAATTTCTATGCCGGAGCTCAGCTTGTCAAGCACGGTCACGTAACATTCTCAGATGTTTTTCAA GTTTTCTTTGGTTTGACAATGGCGACTATTGGAATTACTCAATCAAGCTCCTTTGCTCCTGATTCCAGCAAAGCCAAGTCGGCTGCTGCTTCCATATTTGCAATTATAGACCGCGAGTCTAAGATAGACCCGAGCGATGAGTCCGGGACAACACTAGAAAACGTGAAGGGAGATATCGAGCTTCATCATGTTAGTTTCAAGTATCCATTAAGGCCAGACATTCAAATTTTCCGAGACTTGAGTTTGTCTATCCATGCTGGCAAG ACTATTGCTTTGGTTGGAGAAAGTGGGAGTGGGAAATCCACAGTGATTTCATTATTGCAGAGATTTTACGATCCTGATTCGGGACATATCACTCTTGATGGAGTTGAAATCCAAAACCTCCAATTAAAGTGGTTGAGGCAACAAATGGGGCTTGTTAGCCAAGAACCTGTTTTGTTTAACGAAACAATCCGTGCCAACATTGCATACGGAAAGGGAGGAAATGCAACCGAGGCAGAAATCTTAGCTGCATCAGAGTTGGCCAATGCTCTCAAGTTCATAAGCTCATTACAACAG GGTTACGATACGGTAGTAGGAGAGCGAGGTGTTCAATTATCAGGAGGACAAAAGCAAAGGGTAGCCATTGCACGAGCCATAGTTAAAAGTCCGAAGATACTTCTCCTAGACGAGGCAACAAGTGCGTTGGATGCCGAATCAGAGAGGGTGGTTCAGGATGCATTAGATAGAGTCATGGTGAACCGCACAACGGTGGTGGTTGCTCATCGGCTGTCGACAATAAAAAATGCAGATGTGATTGCAGTGGTTAAAAATGGTGtcattgtagagaaaggaaaacATGACACCTTGATAAATATCAAAGATGGTATTTATGCTTCTTTGGTTGCACTTCACATGAGTGCTTCCGCTTCATAA